The following are from one region of the Propionispora vibrioides genome:
- a CDS encoding HAD family hydrolase — MKIDAIVFDLDGTLLNDKKEISRENRVALEELRQAGIKIILATGRNDVYVKGIVAELGGIEAIISCNGASIRRSYTDEIIYSQFLDKASVLEIANHCFTGKFDFTASVYGAMYCVEYSRRVNIFHEYNQQMPKAYRVPVKVMQSAQELAQQDVLKMFIWQMAGREQSVFLEAFHAAAITVVSSENGGMDVSHAETSKGKAIAIFAERYNIPLHRIAAFGDYNNDISMFETVGYSVAMGNASDKVKTHATYVTKTNNEAGVAWGIKEYLE, encoded by the coding sequence ATGAAAATAGATGCAATTGTTTTTGATTTGGATGGTACTTTGCTAAATGACAAAAAGGAAATCAGCCGGGAGAATAGGGTCGCGCTAGAAGAATTAAGGCAGGCAGGGATTAAGATTATTCTGGCGACCGGGCGCAATGATGTCTATGTGAAAGGAATTGTTGCGGAGTTGGGCGGAATTGAGGCTATTATTTCCTGCAACGGAGCTTCGATTAGACGGTCTTATACGGATGAGATAATCTATAGCCAGTTTTTGGATAAGGCTTCCGTATTGGAGATTGCAAACCACTGTTTTACCGGGAAATTTGACTTTACTGCCAGCGTCTATGGTGCCATGTATTGCGTGGAATATAGTCGGCGGGTAAATATTTTTCATGAATATAATCAGCAAATGCCTAAAGCCTATAGGGTTCCGGTCAAAGTAATGCAGTCAGCCCAAGAACTGGCGCAGCAGGATGTTCTGAAGATGTTTATCTGGCAAATGGCCGGCAGGGAGCAGTCAGTTTTCCTGGAAGCTTTTCACGCGGCGGCAATTACCGTTGTTTCTTCGGAAAATGGCGGCATGGATGTCAGTCATGCCGAAACCAGCAAGGGGAAAGCCATTGCTATTTTCGCTGAGAGGTATAATATACCGCTGCATAGGATAGCCGCCTTTGGCGACTACAATAATGATATCAGCATGTTTGAGACAGTTGGCTATTCGGTGGCGATGGGAAACGCCTCGGACAAGGTAAAAACTCATGCGACCTATGTGACTAAAACCAATAACGAGGCTGGCGTCGCCTGGG